GCGGGCGCTATTCGCTGTGGTCGGCGGTGGGCTTCCCGATCGCGCTGGCGATCGGCGCCGACGGCTTCGAGCAATTGCTGGCCGGCGCGGCGCAGTTCGACCAACACGCGCTGACCGCGCCGCTGCAGCGCAACGTGGCGGTGCTGCACGCACTGACCACGCTGTGGAACCGCAACGTGCTCGGCTATGCCACGCAGGCGGTGATGACCTACGACCAGCGCCTGGCGCTGCTGCCGGCGTACCTGCAACAGCTGGTGATGGAGAGCCTGGGCAAGCGCGTGCAGCTGGACGGCACGCCGGTGCAGGCCGATACCGTGCCGGTGTGGTGGGGCGGCGCCGGCACCGACGTGCAGCACAGCTTCTTCCAGGCGCTGCACCAGGGCACCAGCATCGTGCCGGCCGATTTCATCGGCTGCATCCGCAACGACGACCCGTACACCGTCAACCACCAGGCGCTGCTGGCCAACCTGCTGGCGCAGACCGAGGCGCTGGCGAACGGGCAGGGCAGCGACGACCCGCACCGCGACTATCCGGGCGGCCGCCCGAGCACGCTGATCCTGCTCGACGCGCTGACCCCGCAGGCGTTGGGCGCGCTGATCGCGATGTACGAGCACAGCGTCTACGTGCAGTCGGTGATCTGGGGCATCAATGCCTTCGACCAGTTCGGCGTGGAACTGGGCAAGCAGCTGGCCAGCCAGCTGCTGCCGGCGCTGCAAGGCGAGGGCACCGAGGTCGCCGACCCGGTGACGCGCGCGGTGCTGGCGCGGTTGCGCGGCTGAGGCGTACCGAGTTGCAGCATGATGAGCGGCATGCTGCTCATAGAGGCGGCGCAAGCAAGATCGCCGCCTTTATCGTTTTTCTGATCAAGGAACGCGGCATCGGTACAGAAAGCGGCAATCTCGTTTTGCTGCGAGTCCGCGGTGCCGACAACGAGCGAATGTAAGCGTAAGCCGCACGGCCATCGGCTCAGATCGTGCCATTGAACAACGCTGTACTGGCGCCATCCAGGCATCATCGGATTT
This sequence is a window from Xanthomonas sp. CFBP 8443. Protein-coding genes within it:
- the pgi gene encoding glucose-6-phosphate isomerase gives rise to the protein MTQSNGFDALHSHAQRLRGARLPELLAAEPGRIDDLALQVGPLYFNFARQKYDRAALDALLALAAEHDVAGAFQRLFRGETVNVTEGRAALHTALRGELSGAPVAADANASAREVQQRMRALIDALAQTEVTDIVSVGIGGSDLGPRLVADALRPVEGARFRVHFVSNVDGAAMQRTLATLDPARTAGVLISKTFGTQETLLNGQILRDWLGGSERLYAVSANPERAAKAFDIAASRVLPMWDWVGGRYSLWSAVGFPIALAIGADGFEQLLAGAAQFDQHALTAPLQRNVAVLHALTTLWNRNVLGYATQAVMTYDQRLALLPAYLQQLVMESLGKRVQLDGTPVQADTVPVWWGGAGTDVQHSFFQALHQGTSIVPADFIGCIRNDDPYTVNHQALLANLLAQTEALANGQGSDDPHRDYPGGRPSTLILLDALTPQALGALIAMYEHSVYVQSVIWGINAFDQFGVELGKQLASQLLPALQGEGTEVADPVTRAVLARLRG